The following proteins are co-located in the Streptomyces sp. NBC_01198 genome:
- a CDS encoding DUF4011 domain-containing protein — protein sequence MNVRPPMGPADRKRLENLLGSWRDSLIDLSFRNRLLSYQRRSTSVGMDIAAPGLLSVLEGLSRVCGFAEVKEAETNDGRRPGGGVALAKTNSVAVPADSRPIDTPASRQGVAGRRPAVNLTTSKTSQAEQDRHLKRLAVVTREKYNDYGLWVLYVGVGFLEWRPSPSAEKGLSSPLVMVPVVLERRGNTYVLKLNTDEEPVLNPALGIKMGELSVNWPRPDQVELAGIPDLIDRVRRAVAKHRGWTVTTRIVLDTFNSSKEVMYRDLLENSHRVMGSSLVRALGLGADSGLLAATFDFEPADLERIDTVQPPEKAPMVLDADSSQRQCVAAALDGRSFVMDGPPGTGKSQTITNMIAGLIEQGRTVLFVSEKAAALDVVRNRLSDVGLGDYVLALHSNTAGRKQVAQELGRALAAPRRTLSGGSQVELGRARKLREELSEYASAMNDIRPGLGMSLHDALGRIALLDTADPLPANDSFDVTALSEQLLSDAENAAIQVATSWRPALEGTGFSWYGLKDSGNPLLALDLASEALSQLDSALTVHGGLLSALDWEGPGAAARLTEVLRIAGRRPPMPREWLTADPESLGDDVRAFLQRMEAVTEAERPAERTLGSVWDRLPQGVDPEPSPAEIALSSLVPVQVDLTQLTADDVRDLAQRLERDAVGLEQAARSMVSVARMYGLPEPETCEEALRLGRLAAFAALPDDAKPQPSWLTAEGLADARRAAQALRESVRVLVGARQQAGAIFNERVLAEPSLGEVAERFATVHRSIAGTLSAARRADRQLVRSWVVGEGKVTKVVVGALPAAVAWQQAAQALGAATLKHAPALGPLWKGEETDFATLDAIVARAEEIVTLAPRVLSRESLARELAAGGAPRHAAQRSAEETVAWLAEWRNSLVLPPAPGPSYELEAGGLLAAAAWSRAHLAPLRAAEPLIRVVEETAAAGGGGDLAPGVWTLSTSRAAVQRVRDARSASAAFESTADADRKLLGGLYEGRATGGTALTAAVAWVADLRSACGLDRSAVLGTAVAEILYEADADPELEAAERRWSQTSEGLVDLFRVARADPLRAALQRSADAARQALDVLGTDRGGPDEWRAYDEGRSVLDELSLGDLVDRAVRRSVAPDDFPRVVVRAVLRAWVDRQLSVDKRLATTRSVDRDGLVKRFQQLDAKLTDHARARVIQACDARRPRTVTDPGAVLIRREGEKKTRHKPVRELLNTARDTVRLIKPCFMMSPLTVSRFLPPDIDFDVVIFDEASQVLPQDAVNCVYRGRSLIVAGDQKQLPPTSFFSSTGDDDADAEDEELPERFDSVLDMCKASGLLPSLSLRWHYRSRHEALIAFSNHEFYKESMTTFPGAHAEGDDVGVAFFRAPEGVYRSGGAARDNPGEAAEVARRVIHHFTTRKGKSLGVVALSQPQAVAIQDAVDVARRARPDLDDSFSEGRLDGFFVKNLESVQGDERDVMIMSVGYGADANGKFSMNFGPMNKPDGWRRLNVAATRARYRMEVIASFDPGQMRETASESFRYFQRYLRYAQSGLPALAQSAVDGDALPESPFEESVLAVLQKLGYDVQPQVGVAGYRIDLGIRHPKLPGRFVLGVECDGAMYHSSKAARDRDRLREGVLRGLGWELHRIWGTDWYRDRAGAESRLRAAVESAIARAVVPEAPVIRPMEHSTRMTPQGSGLPEVSAPAARSNGGSASGSARRRSPVRPPIGATHNGPAIPVTRETFPITALAGTSRQRLTHELTQIRATLAELQLPVPRETDASWRKREKRREQLEERASYLQRVLRAVPAAQRTSGRPVVAPGRLVGLIFDGTDAVEEYEITSQRPSVDDIQVLSPFTELGAALLWSEAGTLVEYTDGRGGRSHVRVRHVRD from the coding sequence ATGAATGTCCGACCTCCGATGGGCCCGGCGGATCGGAAGCGGCTGGAGAACCTGCTGGGTTCCTGGCGGGACTCGCTCATCGATCTCAGCTTCCGCAACCGATTGCTCAGCTACCAGCGTCGGTCGACGTCGGTCGGGATGGATATCGCCGCGCCTGGTCTGCTCTCGGTCCTCGAAGGGCTCAGCCGCGTCTGTGGCTTTGCCGAGGTGAAGGAGGCTGAGACGAACGACGGGAGAAGGCCCGGCGGCGGAGTGGCGCTGGCCAAGACCAATTCGGTGGCGGTCCCGGCGGACAGCCGACCCATTGACACGCCTGCCTCTCGCCAGGGAGTGGCCGGTCGTCGGCCGGCCGTGAACCTGACCACCTCCAAGACCTCCCAGGCCGAGCAGGACCGTCATCTCAAACGCCTGGCGGTGGTGACGCGCGAGAAGTACAACGATTATGGCCTGTGGGTGTTGTATGTCGGCGTGGGCTTCCTCGAGTGGAGGCCGTCGCCTTCTGCGGAGAAGGGTCTAAGCTCGCCGCTGGTCATGGTCCCAGTAGTGCTGGAGCGGCGTGGGAATACCTACGTCCTCAAGCTCAACACGGATGAGGAGCCGGTGCTCAACCCGGCCCTCGGAATCAAGATGGGCGAGCTCAGTGTCAACTGGCCACGTCCTGACCAGGTAGAGCTCGCGGGCATCCCGGACCTGATCGACAGGGTGCGGCGAGCGGTGGCGAAGCACCGAGGCTGGACGGTGACGACGCGCATCGTGTTGGACACCTTCAATTCCAGCAAAGAGGTCATGTACCGGGACCTGTTGGAAAATTCGCACCGGGTTATGGGCAGCAGCCTGGTCCGTGCTCTTGGCCTCGGCGCGGATTCTGGTCTTCTGGCCGCGACGTTCGACTTTGAGCCCGCTGACCTCGAGCGCATTGACACGGTGCAGCCGCCCGAGAAGGCTCCGATGGTCCTGGACGCCGACTCGTCACAGCGGCAGTGCGTCGCCGCAGCGCTCGACGGTCGTAGTTTCGTGATGGACGGTCCGCCAGGAACGGGTAAGAGCCAGACGATCACCAACATGATCGCCGGATTGATCGAACAGGGCCGAACCGTGCTCTTCGTGAGCGAGAAGGCCGCAGCTCTCGACGTGGTTCGCAATCGCCTGAGTGATGTCGGCCTCGGAGATTACGTCCTGGCGTTGCACAGCAACACTGCCGGACGCAAGCAGGTGGCGCAGGAGCTCGGCAGGGCGCTTGCAGCTCCGCGGCGTACCCTGTCGGGCGGCAGCCAGGTGGAACTCGGGCGTGCAAGGAAGCTGCGCGAGGAGCTCTCCGAATACGCCTCGGCGATGAACGACATCAGGCCGGGACTCGGGATGTCCCTGCATGACGCCTTGGGACGAATAGCGCTGCTGGACACAGCCGACCCACTGCCGGCGAACGACTCTTTCGACGTAACCGCGCTTTCGGAGCAGCTTCTCAGCGACGCGGAGAATGCCGCGATCCAGGTAGCCACATCCTGGCGCCCGGCGCTCGAAGGCACCGGCTTCTCCTGGTACGGCCTGAAGGACAGCGGGAATCCACTTCTGGCACTGGACCTGGCCTCCGAAGCGCTGAGCCAACTCGACTCGGCCCTCACCGTTCACGGCGGCCTGCTGAGCGCGCTGGACTGGGAGGGTCCTGGGGCCGCTGCCCGACTGACAGAGGTGCTGCGGATTGCAGGTAGGCGTCCGCCCATGCCCCGCGAGTGGCTTACGGCGGATCCGGAGTCGCTGGGCGACGATGTGCGGGCCTTCCTGCAGCGCATGGAAGCGGTGACGGAGGCGGAACGTCCCGCCGAGCGGACGCTGGGCTCGGTTTGGGATCGGTTGCCCCAAGGCGTGGATCCGGAGCCGAGTCCCGCTGAGATAGCCCTTTCCTCGTTGGTTCCAGTACAAGTGGACTTGACTCAGCTCACCGCCGATGACGTCCGAGATCTTGCGCAACGGCTGGAGAGGGATGCGGTCGGGTTGGAGCAGGCGGCCCGATCGATGGTTTCCGTAGCTCGTATGTACGGGTTGCCGGAGCCGGAGACCTGTGAGGAAGCCCTCCGTCTCGGCCGCCTTGCGGCGTTCGCCGCACTCCCGGACGATGCGAAGCCGCAACCTTCCTGGCTCACGGCTGAGGGGCTTGCTGACGCCCGTAGGGCTGCTCAGGCCCTACGCGAGTCAGTGCGAGTGCTGGTGGGGGCCCGGCAGCAAGCGGGGGCGATCTTCAACGAGCGAGTGCTGGCCGAACCATCGCTGGGTGAAGTCGCAGAGCGCTTTGCCACCGTGCACCGCTCCATTGCCGGGACCCTTTCGGCTGCTCGGCGAGCTGATCGCCAGCTTGTCAGATCCTGGGTTGTCGGAGAGGGCAAAGTCACCAAGGTCGTAGTCGGCGCGCTTCCGGCTGCCGTGGCGTGGCAGCAGGCGGCGCAGGCGCTCGGCGCTGCCACGCTCAAGCATGCTCCGGCACTGGGCCCGCTGTGGAAGGGTGAGGAAACCGACTTCGCCACCCTGGATGCCATAGTCGCCCGGGCCGAGGAGATCGTGACGCTCGCTCCCAGGGTGCTCAGTCGGGAGTCGCTGGCTCGTGAGTTGGCCGCCGGCGGTGCACCTCGACATGCGGCGCAACGTAGCGCCGAAGAGACGGTTGCGTGGCTGGCCGAGTGGCGGAACTCATTGGTGCTCCCACCGGCTCCAGGACCTTCATACGAACTGGAGGCCGGCGGCCTGCTTGCGGCCGCGGCCTGGAGTCGCGCGCATCTCGCACCGCTGCGGGCGGCGGAACCGCTCATCCGCGTCGTTGAGGAAACCGCGGCGGCGGGTGGCGGTGGGGATCTCGCTCCAGGGGTGTGGACACTTTCCACATCCCGTGCCGCAGTTCAGAGGGTGCGGGACGCGCGATCTGCGTCCGCTGCTTTCGAGTCCACAGCGGATGCCGATCGGAAGCTGCTCGGTGGCCTCTACGAGGGTCGTGCAACTGGCGGGACCGCGCTTACGGCGGCCGTCGCGTGGGTCGCCGATCTCCGTAGTGCCTGTGGCTTGGACAGAAGCGCGGTGTTGGGAACAGCGGTCGCCGAGATCCTCTACGAAGCCGACGCCGATCCCGAGCTGGAGGCCGCGGAACGAAGGTGGTCCCAGACTTCCGAGGGTCTGGTCGACCTGTTCCGTGTGGCGAGGGCGGATCCCCTCCGTGCAGCGTTGCAGCGGAGCGCCGATGCCGCGAGGCAGGCTCTCGACGTCCTGGGCACCGATCGAGGCGGTCCGGACGAGTGGCGTGCCTACGACGAGGGACGCAGCGTCCTCGACGAGCTGAGTCTGGGCGATCTGGTGGACCGTGCGGTGCGCCGCAGCGTCGCGCCCGACGACTTTCCCCGTGTGGTGGTACGAGCAGTGCTGCGGGCCTGGGTGGACAGGCAATTGAGCGTGGACAAACGGTTGGCGACGACACGTTCCGTGGATCGCGACGGACTGGTGAAGCGGTTCCAGCAGCTGGACGCCAAGCTCACCGATCATGCCCGCGCACGGGTCATCCAGGCATGCGACGCACGTAGGCCTCGGACAGTGACCGACCCCGGCGCGGTGCTGATCCGCCGAGAGGGAGAGAAGAAGACCCGGCACAAGCCGGTACGGGAACTGCTCAACACGGCTCGCGACACCGTGCGGCTGATCAAGCCGTGTTTCATGATGAGTCCTCTGACCGTCAGCCGCTTCCTCCCACCGGACATCGACTTCGACGTCGTGATCTTCGACGAGGCGTCGCAGGTCCTCCCTCAGGACGCTGTGAACTGCGTCTACCGCGGACGTTCGCTCATCGTCGCGGGCGACCAGAAGCAGCTGCCCCCGACCTCCTTCTTCTCCTCGACCGGCGATGACGACGCGGACGCCGAAGACGAAGAGCTGCCCGAGCGGTTCGATTCCGTGCTCGACATGTGCAAAGCGAGTGGCCTGCTCCCCAGCCTGTCGCTGCGGTGGCACTACCGCAGCCGCCACGAAGCTCTGATCGCCTTCAGCAACCACGAGTTCTACAAGGAGTCGATGACCACCTTCCCCGGCGCCCACGCCGAGGGAGACGATGTCGGTGTCGCGTTCTTCCGCGCGCCGGAGGGCGTCTACCGGTCCGGCGGCGCAGCACGGGACAACCCCGGCGAGGCCGCCGAGGTCGCCCGACGGGTGATCCACCACTTCACCACCCGCAAAGGCAAGTCACTGGGTGTGGTGGCACTGTCGCAGCCACAGGCGGTGGCGATCCAGGATGCGGTGGACGTCGCCCGACGTGCCAGGCCCGACCTCGACGACAGCTTCTCCGAGGGCCGACTGGACGGCTTCTTCGTGAAGAATCTGGAAAGCGTGCAGGGCGACGAACGCGATGTGATGATCATGTCCGTCGGGTACGGGGCGGACGCGAACGGCAAGTTCTCCATGAACTTCGGCCCGATGAACAAGCCCGACGGGTGGCGTCGCCTCAACGTCGCCGCGACTCGGGCTCGCTACCGGATGGAGGTCATCGCCTCCTTCGACCCGGGGCAGATGCGGGAGACCGCCAGCGAGAGCTTCCGGTATTTCCAGCGCTACCTCCGGTACGCCCAGAGCGGCCTGCCGGCCCTGGCTCAATCAGCGGTGGACGGAGACGCCCTACCGGAGAGTCCGTTCGAGGAGTCGGTGCTCGCCGTTCTGCAAAAGCTGGGATACGACGTACAGCCACAGGTCGGAGTTGCCGGCTACCGCATCGATCTCGGCATCCGCCACCCCAAGCTTCCAGGGCGTTTTGTGCTCGGCGTTGAGTGCGATGGCGCCATGTACCACTCATCGAAGGCGGCACGAGATCGCGACAGGCTTCGAGAAGGCGTACTGCGGGGTCTCGGCTGGGAGCTCCATCGCATCTGGGGCACCGACTGGTACCGGGACCGTGCCGGGGCTGAGTCCCGGCTACGTGCGGCGGTCGAAAGCGCGATAGCGCGTGCTGTCGTGCCGGAGGCCCCGGTCATCCGGCCCATGGAACACAGCACGAGGATGACCCCCCAAGGGTCAGGCCTGCCGGAAGTCTCCGCGCCGGCCGCACGGTCCAACGGTGGATCTGCGAGCGGATCGGCGCGGCGTCGCTCCCCCGTCCGTCCGCCGATTGGCGCTACCCACAACGGTCCAGCCATCCCGGTGACGCGGGAGACCTTCCCCATCACCGCTCTCGCGGGTACATCGCGTCAGCGCCTCACGCACGAGCTCACTCAAATCCGCGCGACTCTGGCAGAACTGCAACTACCAGTACCGCGGGAAACGGACGCCAGCTGGCGCAAGCGTGAGAAGCGCCGTGAACAGCTCGAAGAGCGGGCCAGCTACTTGCAGAGAGTCCTCCGGGCGGTGCCTGCGGCGCAGCGGACATCCGGCCGCCCGGTGGTGGCCCCCGGCCGGTTGGTGGGGTTGATCTTCGACGGGACCGATGCCGTCGAGGAGTACGAGATCACCTCGCAGCGACCGTCTGTTGACGACATCCAGGTCCTGAGTCCGTTCACCGAACTCGGTGCCGCGCTGCTGTGGAGCGAGGCGGGCACCCTCGTCGAGTACACCGACGGCAGAGGCGGCCGCAGCCATGTCCGTGTCCGCCATGTGCGGGACTGA
- a CDS encoding DUF262 domain-containing protein yields the protein MKADTVDLRRIFGKDVRYTVPLFQRPYVWNRDENWTALWEDIRRVIERTERAGDSGDTVAPHFLGAVVFDKTPYLSSNLETRQVIDGQQRLTTLQLFLYAARLSAAGMDHERSVRLLSKFLENDEDLFDIGQHPDHRYKVWPTNADRDQFRAVMSGQGGDGVLAQAVSYFRGEIDTWVAEAAEPADRLGALVQTMREQLRLVIIDLEEHDDAQVVFETLNSRGTPLEHADLVKNLLFRDAEHAGADVDRLYKTYWSPFDQAEWRVEQTTGRITRSRLDVFLTYWLTMRTRREFTSSALFKEFEHWLRSDAPATEDVFAELAQYAEIYDQIDQHPFDGVEGRFLYRMKVLQTSTPMPLLLFLYGLGDAVLPPERRQRAIRAIDSYIVRRAVLNLSNRDFNHVFRDLVAAASQQPERADELIIDALRAMQGQHREWPTDAAFQAALEQDPIYARLYRHRVRILLEGLEDELRTGHTEQLTVPVGEHFGAKLTIEHVMPQSWEENWPVLADDAGEGADRHELVHTLGNLTLVTARLNPALGNMGWDDKKRWLGEHSLLRLTHGTLLNAPPTVAAEGWAVSWNEHSIRERGAYLASLALRIWPSAGQLISVEVGPVAK from the coding sequence GTGAAGGCGGATACGGTCGACTTGCGGCGGATCTTCGGCAAGGACGTGCGGTACACGGTGCCGCTGTTCCAGCGACCGTATGTCTGGAACAGGGACGAGAACTGGACGGCACTGTGGGAGGACATCCGGCGGGTGATCGAGCGGACCGAGCGGGCGGGCGACAGCGGGGATACCGTGGCGCCGCACTTCCTGGGTGCGGTGGTGTTCGACAAGACGCCGTACTTGTCATCGAACCTGGAGACTCGGCAGGTCATCGACGGGCAGCAGCGGCTCACGACCCTGCAGCTCTTTTTGTACGCAGCTCGGTTGTCCGCTGCGGGGATGGACCACGAGCGCTCCGTACGTCTGCTGAGCAAGTTTCTTGAGAACGACGAGGACCTGTTCGACATCGGTCAGCACCCGGATCACCGATACAAGGTCTGGCCCACTAACGCGGACCGGGACCAGTTCAGGGCTGTCATGAGCGGGCAGGGCGGCGACGGGGTCCTGGCCCAGGCGGTGAGCTACTTCCGGGGGGAGATCGACACCTGGGTGGCAGAAGCAGCCGAGCCGGCAGATCGTCTCGGCGCCCTGGTCCAGACGATGCGGGAGCAGTTACGCCTGGTCATCATCGACCTGGAGGAGCATGACGACGCCCAGGTCGTGTTCGAGACGCTCAACAGCCGTGGGACACCACTGGAGCATGCGGATCTGGTGAAGAACCTCCTCTTCCGCGACGCCGAGCACGCCGGCGCCGACGTCGACCGGCTCTACAAGACCTACTGGTCTCCGTTCGACCAGGCGGAGTGGCGGGTGGAGCAGACCACAGGGCGCATCACCCGCAGTCGCCTCGATGTCTTCCTCACCTACTGGCTCACCATGAGGACCCGCCGCGAATTCACGTCCTCCGCCTTGTTCAAGGAGTTCGAGCACTGGCTGCGGTCAGATGCTCCCGCCACAGAGGACGTCTTCGCGGAACTGGCACAGTATGCCGAGATCTACGACCAGATCGACCAGCACCCGTTCGACGGCGTCGAGGGCAGGTTCCTGTACAGGATGAAAGTCCTGCAGACCTCCACCCCGATGCCCCTTCTGCTGTTCCTCTACGGACTCGGTGACGCCGTACTGCCGCCTGAGCGGCGTCAACGGGCCATCCGGGCGATCGACAGCTACATCGTCCGCCGCGCCGTCCTCAATCTGAGCAACCGGGACTTCAACCACGTGTTCCGCGATCTCGTCGCCGCTGCCTCACAGCAGCCCGAGCGGGCCGACGAACTGATCATCGACGCTCTCCGTGCGATGCAGGGACAGCACCGCGAATGGCCGACCGATGCCGCGTTTCAGGCAGCTCTGGAACAGGACCCCATCTATGCCCGCCTCTACCGGCATCGCGTCCGCATTCTCCTCGAGGGTCTTGAGGACGAACTCCGTACCGGGCACACCGAACAGCTCACCGTGCCTGTTGGCGAGCACTTCGGCGCGAAGCTCACCATCGAGCACGTCATGCCACAGAGCTGGGAGGAGAACTGGCCCGTGCTGGCGGACGACGCCGGCGAAGGCGCCGACCGCCACGAACTCGTCCACACCCTGGGCAACCTCACCCTGGTCACCGCCCGCCTGAACCCGGCCCTCGGCAATATGGGCTGGGACGACAAGAAACGCTGGCTGGGAGAGCACAGCCTGCTCCGCCTCACCCATGGCACGCTGCTCAACGCTCCACCGACCGTGGCTGCCGAGGGTTGGGCGGTGTCCTGGAACGAGCACAGTATCCGGGAGCGTGGCGCGTACCTTGCGTCGCTGGCCCTGAGAATCTGGCCGTCGGCCGGTCAGCTCATTAGCGTCGAAGTGGGCCCTGTCGCCAAGTAA